The Candidatus Paceibacterota bacterium DNA window TCGGGCACGAGGTCCACTTCCTCTTGCGGTCCGATTTTGATGCCGTCCGGGCTGGGGGGCTGCGCATCCAAAGCCCCGACGGGGATTTCCAGGTTCAGCCGCGCTGTGCACGGTGCCCGGACGAGATCGGCCCGGCCGACCTCGTTCTTATTGGGCTCAAGACCACTGCCAACCACCAATTTCCAGAGCTCCTCCCGCCCCTGGTTTGTCCGACCACCGCCGTGCTGACCTTGCAGAACGGCTTGGGCAACGAGGAGCAACTCGCCCGCCTGTTCCCGGTCGAGCAGATACTCGGTGGTCTATGTTTCGTCTGCTTAAACCGCATCGCCCCGGGGCTCATCCGTCATATTGGTTACGGGCAGGTTGTCCTGGGTGACTTTCAACGTCCGCCTGCTCCTCGCACCCGTGACCTTGCAACCTGTTTCGACATGGCCGGCGTGGCCTGCACGGTTAGCGATGACCTGGCGCGCGCGCATTGGGAGAAATTGGTTTGGAACATCCCCTTCAATGGTCTTGGGGTCGCCAGCGCCGCCGGTCCGGATGCCTTCGAGCGCCTCAATTTGGTCCCTGTGCCGGCTGCCCGCAGCTGCGGATGTCAATCAGCGCACCTTGATCGGGAGACAAATCAGCGCCGATTGACGGCGGCGGCGACGGAATGCCTGACGACGGACAAGCTCCTGGGCGATGCGGGATGGGCGAGGCTTGTGCGGGAGTTGATGCTCGAGGTCATTTCCGCCGCGCGCGCGCTCGGGCACGATATTCCGGACGCGTACGCCGACGAGCATGTCGAGCGCACCCGCGCGATGGGCGCTTACAAGGCTTCCACGCTGATTGACTTTGAGCGGGGGCAGGCATTGGAGCTTGAGAGTCTATTCCTCGAACCACTCCGCCAGGCCACCAGGGCTGGGGTACCTACGCCCCGGCTCGCGGCGCTGTGCGCGGTGTTAGAGTCCCTTTGAGGTCCAGCTGCTCCAAAGCCCGGTCGTCCACCTTAATATGGGGTGAAGACCCCATACCAATTCTCCTGGATTAAGGCTAAGTTGGGCTGGCATGAGAGTGTTCTTACGGGAAAGGGCTACCGGACAGTATTACCGGGGCCTTGGAAGATCTGGCGCTGGCTGGGTGGGGGCACTGGAATTCGCGACTGTATCAGCGGCTGCCCGCCACGCTATAGCCGAGCAGCTTTCGGAAGTGGAAATCGTTTTGAGGTGCGATTATCTGGATCGCGAAGTCCCCTTGCCAGTTACGCCGCTGTGGTGCGACCTGGAACGCGAGGACGGTCTGTCCCTAAGCAGTCCTTTGCCGGTCGGTGACAATTCTCTGCTGTCGGCTCCGACGCTGTCGGGAAGTGCTTCGATGGACACCGCCGCATCGCCAAGCTGCGAGTCGGCACAAAAGTAGGAAGCGAAGTCGGGACGTCATTGGCGACCGATGCATGCGCCATGGCTAGACGAGGCGGTTGGAGTTGGGGGTTGGGAGCTTTGACCTGGATTCCTGAATGCCGTGGGCAGGTTCAGGAACTGGCTGAGCGTGAATCGTAACTCGGCCTGGAGTTGCGGGGTGGGGGCTTTTGGTTCAGACTCGCCCAGTGAAGACACGCGTTCGTTTTGCGCCAAGTCCAACAGGTTTCCTGCACATCGGCGGGGCCCGGACGGCTCTGTTCAACTGGCTGTATGCCCGGCACACGGGGGGCACGTTCATTCTGCGCATCGAGGATACCGATGCCGCGCGCAACACGCAGGAGGCGGTGGAAGTGATTCTCAACGGCCTGCGTTGGCTGGGGCTGGATTGGGACGAGGGCCCCGCGACGGGCGATCCTGGCGGCGCGAGCAAGGGCGATTGCGGGCCCTACTTCCAGAGCCAGCGCAAGGAGAATTATCGTCGGCGGGTGGAAGGACTGCTTTCCAGGGGGCTGGCGTATGAGGTGGAAGGGACAATTAAGTTCAAGATGGAGCGCTCCCCGATCCTGATCCCCGATGTGGTCGTTGGCGACGTGCGGCGGGAACTGACGGATCGGGAACAAGCAGACCCGGATTTCATCATCGTGCGATCAGACGGGCAGCCGGTGTTTCACCTGGTGAACGTAGTGGATGATCTGGAGATGGGGGTCACGCACGTTATCCGCGGGGAGGATCACCTGAGTAATACGGCCAAGCACATTGCGCTGTTCCGTGCTTTGGGGGGCGAGCCGCCCAAGTACGCGCATATCCCGCTGATCCTGAACATTGACGGCACCAAGATGAGCAAGCGGGACAAGGGGGCCTCGCTCATGACCTATGGCGAGGAGGGCTACGTGCCGGCAGCGCTGGTCAACTACCTCTGCCTGCTGGGCTGGTCGCCGAAGGGCAACCGCGAGAAGATGCCGCTGTCAGAGGTGATCGAGACATTCGACCTCCCGCAAGTCCTCCGGCACAACGCGCGATTCGACCTCACTAAGCTGATCTGGCTGAACGGGGAGTACATCCGCGAGTTGACCGACGAGCGCTTTTACGAACTGTCCGCTGAGGCGCTGAAGCGCGCCGGCTTGGACCTCGGCAAATACACGGCGGATTACGTGCGGGCGGCGCTGGAGACGTGCAAAGGGAAGGTGAAGCTGTTCGGCGAGCTGCCGGCTTACGCCGGGTTCTACTTCAAGGAAGATATCGCCTACGATCCGGAGGCCGCGCGGAAGGACTTCACGGCGGAGAACAAGCCACGCGTGGCGCGACTGCGCGAGGCGTTGGCGAAGCTGGAGCCTTTCGAGGCGGACCCGATTGGCGCTGCGCTAAAGACCGTTGCGCAGGAGCTAGGGGTGAAGGCCGGCGTGCTGGTGCATCCGACGCGCCTGGCCTGCTGCGGCAACACCGCCGGGCCAAGCCTGTATCATCTGCTGGCCATCCTGGGCAAAGAGCGTGCGCTGGCGCGAATTGACCGGGCGCTGGCAAAGATGGGGTAGTATGGCCACCGGCTGATGTCGGTGACTGCTTATTAGGCAAGGTTGCGGTTTTTGGCCCGTGATTCCGTTGCCAGGCGGGCCTTGAAGGAGAGGAGCTTCTTTTGCAGGGCGGCATTGCCGGTGGCCAGAGTCTGAACCGCGAGCAATCCGGCGTTACGAGCTCCGCCAATGGCGACGGTCGCCACCGGTATGCCGCTGGGCATTTGGACAATCGAAAGGAGGGAATCGAGTCCCTTAAGGGCTTTGCTCTCGATAGGCACGCCAATCACTGGGAGGGTGGTAAACGCTGCTGCCACCCCGGGCAAGTGCGCGGCGCCGCCAGCCCCGGCGATGATGACCCGCAAGCCGCGAGTGTGAGCAGTGCTCGCGTAGCGCTCCAAATCCCGCGGGGTGCGGTGCGCCGATATCACGCGAACCTCATGCGGCACGCCGAACTCGGCACAGGCGTCCGCGGCGGCTTTCATCGTGGGCCAATCGGAGTCGCTGCCCATAATAATGCCGACCAAGGGCTTGGCAGGTTGCTTCATGCCCTGCATGATTTACTTTGGCCTGCCGAAACTCAATGATGAAATGGAGTGGTATCGCGGACTTCCTCGCGCTCCGGCGCAACACGGGCCTTCTGCTCGTGGCGCTGGTCCTGGCGGGCACGGGTGAGAAACTCTGGCTTGGGTTCGCGCCCAAGTATCTCCAGACTCTGGGGGCGAGCATCCTCGTCATCGGCCTGTTCGATGCGCTGCAAACCCTGCTTGGCGCAGTCTATGCCTATCCCGGCGGCTGGTTGACGGACCGGTGGGGCCAGCGGCGGTCGCTGATTCTATTCAGCGCCCTGTCTTTGGGGGGGTACGCATTGGCGCTGGCTTGGCATCATTGGCTGGCCCTCCTGATCGGCGCGTTTCTGTTCCTCGCCTGGAGCGCGTTGTCCTTGCCCACGACCTTCACCGTCGTCGCCACCTCGCTCAAGGCCCGCCAGCACACCATGGGCATCGGCATCCAATCCATGGTGCGCCGCGTGCCAATGATGCTTGGCCCGCTGGTGGGAGGGTGGCTGATCACCCGCTTTGGTTGGACGCGCGGCGTGCAGTACGCGCTGCTGCTTTGTCTGTTGCTGACGCTTCTCACCATGGCGTTCCAATGGTTCATGTTCGAGCCGGCACGGGGTGAAGTCGCCCCAGCCGGCGAGTCCAATGGCACAAACTTCCTGGCGGTCATAAAATCTTTCACCCCCGCGCTGCGGGAGCTGCTGATCAGCGACATACTGATCCGGTTCTGCGAGCGCATCCCTTACGCGTTCATCATCTTGTGGGCGATGAATCGCGGCGGCGTTGACGCGCAGCAGTTTGGGCTGCTGGTTGCCATTGAGATGGTTACGGCGATGATCTGCTACATCCCCGTGGCGCACCTGGCGGACAAATACGGGCGGCGGCCGTTTGTACTGGTCACGTTCATGTTCTTCACGCTGTTCCCGGTGACGCTGCTCTGGGCGACCAGCTTCGGCTGGCTGGCGCTGGCGTTTGTCGTTCGCGGCTTGAAGGAATTCGGCGAACCGGCTCGAAAGGCCTTGATTATCGGGGAGGCTGTGCCGGAGTTGCGGGCGCGAACGTATGGCGCATATTACCTGATTCGGGATTGCGTAGTGACCAGCGGGTCGTTTGTCGGGGCATGGCTGTGGAGCATCGGCCCCTATGCGAACTTCGCGGGGGCTGCGGCATGCGGGGCTATGGGAACAGGCTGGTTCTGGTGGTTCATCTTTCGGCGGAAGGCTGTTCCGGGATTGACGGGCAGCCCCGGGAGCGCAGAATCAGCCGGAACTCGGACATGACAACAGCCAACAAGATTACCATCCTGCGAATCCTGCTGATTCCGGTCTTCGTGGTGCTGACCCTCTACTACACCAAGGAGGGCAAGGAAGTGTATCGTGTGTTGGCGATTCTGTGTTTTGCCATTGCCGCTGTCTTTGATGGCGTGGACGGCTACGTCGCGCGGCGGTACAATCAGCGCAGTGAACTCGGTGCCATCCTTGATCCGCTGGCCGACAAACTGTTGCTGGTTTCCGGCATAGTGGTGCTGAGTTTTGATCACTCGCCGCATCTTGAGAGCGTTCCCCTTTGGCTAACGGGCACAATCATCGGGCGGGATATTCTGATACTGATCGGCATGCTGGTAATTCAATTGGTGGTTGGCAAAGTCAAGGTGCAACCGCGAATCATTGGCAAAATCGCTACTGTGTTGCAGATGGCCGTCGTACTTCTGATCTTATTGAAGAAGAAGGAGGACTGGCTTCCCGCACTGACTCTTGGCGCGGTCTTTTGCACGGGGATATCGGGACTGCTCTATGTGTGGGATGGCACGCGCCAGTTGAGCGCGCACCCTTCGTCGAGTCCGAAGCCCAAAGTCCAAAGTCCAGAGTCCGAGGAAGGGGCGCCCTCCTGATTCGGCAAACAATGCGCATAGGTATATGGGAAAACCAGTTGAGTTGAAACTGAAGGAAGGAGACGTGGCGCCGGACTTCACTGCCGCCAGTAATGGCGGGGGCAAGGTGTCCCTGTCCGGCTTCAAGGGGAAGAACGTGATTCTCTACTTTTATCCTCGGGATAACACGCCAGGCTGCACCAGGGAGGCGTGCGCCTTCCGCGACGAGTTTGCCGCGTTCAGGAAGAAAGGCGCAGTCGTTCTCGGTGTCAGCACCGATTCAGCCAAGTCGCATGACAAGTTTGCGGATAAATACAAGCTGCCGTTTACCCTGGTGTCGGACGAGGACAAGAGGATTGCTTTGGCCTACGGGGCTTGGGGACCAAAGAGCTTCCTGGGCCGGAAGTACCAGGGCATGTATCGGGTGACCTTCCTGATCGGGCCCGATGGCCGGATCAAGAAGGTCTGGCCGATGGTTAAGCCGGCCGACCACGCCAGGGAGATTTTGGCCGCGCTCTAGCCCATGGGTCCGCCATGCCGCTGAACGACCGCTGCCATTTGACAGCCGGGCTGACCCAGTTTACTTGTGTAACCGAGTTAACCATCTAACCAAGATTAATTATGGCAATACCTGTAGGGTCCAAAGCACCTGATTTTAGTCTGAAATCCAAGCAAGCGTCCGGGTTGGTGGACGTGAAGCTCAGCGACAACCTGGGCAAGAAGCACACCGTCCTGCTGTTTTTCCCGGCGGCGTTCACCGGCGTCTGCACCCAGGAACTGTGCGACATCACCAGCGGCCTCAACGCCTATGCCGGACTTAACGCCGAGGTTATCGGCATCAGCGTGGATACGCCCTTCGCCCAGGAAGCCTGGGCGCAGAAGGAGAAGATTGGCATCAAGCTGGCCAGCGACCTCAACAAGGAGGTCATCAAGAAGTACGACGTGGTCTTCCCGATGCTGGCTGGCGTAGGGGACACCGCAGCGCGGGCGGCATTCGTCATAGACAAGGCCGGCGTGGTCCAATACAGCGAGCAGACGCCGTCCCCGAAAGAACTGCCCAACTTCGCGAAGGTCCAAGAGACCCTGGCGAAGCTGAAGTAGGTAAGTCCGGCTGGGGAGGGCGAGCGTCCTCGCGAGCCCTGATTTTGGATGACTGCCGAGTAAGTCAGGGCTCGCGTGGACGCTCGCCCTGGAGTGAGGATTTCAATCCCCAAACGCCCGGAACAGGGCGCGCAGCTCTTCTTCCAGGTCGGCGGGGTCGGACAGCGTTTGTGCGATCTCCTCGCGCAGCAACTCCCGGTAGCGCTTGCGCAGCCGGTGCACCGCCACCCGCGCCGCCCCCTCGTTCAGGCCGGCTCTGGCGGCAGCTTCGGCGTAGGGGATGTCGCCCTTGCCCACCGTCAGGAACGGTTTCAACTGCTCGAAGACGGCGGCCTTGCCTTCGGCGGCACACTCCGCGCGCAGCCGGGTGATGACCTGTCCCAGCAGGGTCGTGGCCCACGCTTGGTCGTAGAGCTTGTCCGGACTGAGCTGGTCCGGCGGGTCGATCTGGTAGCGCGTATCGGCGTCCTGCCAGTCCAGCGAGAGCAGGGTCTGCCCACCGCCCCGCTTCTGGCGGTTCGCGCGGTCATATTCATTGGCCAGGTAATGCTTTAGCGCCGCCAGCAGAAACGCCCGGAAGCGGCCCTTCTCGCTCCGCACGTCCTCCAGGTAATTCCTCTTGAGAAAGGCGGCGAAGAATCCCTGGGTGAGGTCCTCAGCGTCCTCCTTGGAATGGCCATGGCGGCGCACATAGGCGTAGAGCGGGTACCAATAGGCGCGGCACAACTCCTCCAACGCGCGGTCGGACTGCGGCGTGCTCCGTCGCCCCGCCGCCAGCACGACCGTCCAATGTGTCGTGGCGAAGATGTCCCCCGGTGCCGGGGTGGAGGCTGAGTTGGGATATTCGGGATTCAGAATCAGTTTACCACCTTCAACCTGGGATGTTTTGCTTCCAGTCTTCTGCGCCCGGGCCCAGTTACTTTGGTGTTGCCCAGGTAGACGTTGACAAGGTTGGTCATTCCGTCCAGGTGGCGCAGTCCAAGGTCTGTCACCCGGGTGTTTTGAAGCTCCAGTTCCTCAAGCGTGTGGAGTGGCGCGAGACACGCCAGCCCAGCGTCCGTGATGATCCCCGAACCGCTTCCAATCCATAGGGACTTGAGGTTCTTCAGCTTTGCCAACGGGGACAGTCCCTGGTCGCTAAAGCGATTGCCCTGCAAGGCAAGCCCAGTGAGGTGGGGCATCTTTGAAAGCACCTGCAGGGAGGCGTTGTCCAACCCCGCGTCGCTCACATGCAAGTATTCCAACTGCCCCAAGGTCTGCAATTCCGCGATGCCTCTGTCCGTAACCGTGGCGTTGTACAGGTAGAGGCGCCTTAAGCTTGCCATGCGCGCGACTTGACGCATGGCTAAATCCGTCGCCTGGGTTCTTTGCAGCACCAGCATCTCCACGTTCTGCAAGGCGGGCAGCACCGCCGCAACTTGGTCGGAGAGGTTAGTGCACTCCCGGCGCACGCCATGTTTGTCTTCGTCATAGACCAGGTTTACCTTGACCACCCTTCCCTGCTCGTCCCAGGTAATGCAGCCGCCGTAATCCTCGATAGCTTTGACGGCGGCCTGCTCGGGGGATAGGGGCGGCATTACGACCTCCGCCCAGTCCATCGTGCGCACTGGGCGTCTCAGGATGCGGAAGTGGTCTAACTCTGCCAGCGGCAGGTCAATGTAGAGCCGCTCAGTGATCTTGCCCGTCTGCGGGTCCCGCTGGCCCCCCACCGAACTGCTGCTGGATGCGACCTCCCGGCCATCTTCAGTGTAAGCCAGCGCCCCAAACTGCAGTCGCCCCGACCACTTAGCCACGTCATACACCAGTGTCAGAGAAGTCCTGTCCCGACCCGCCTGCCCGATGGGATCGAGTTGGCTGCCGTCGGCTAAGGTTATCGTTCCACTCCAATTGGCAGGGAGGTTATCCCGCTCGACCTGCCACTCTCCCAGGGTGTAACGGAGCTGGATGGAAACCCGGCGAGTGTTCGGGTCATCCAATTGCGGGACCACGCTGAAGGCAAGCCAGCCAGTGTTGCCCTTCGCGGCGTCCGCTGGATACCCCGCGGCGCTGTAACTGAGGGTAGGATGCTTGCCGCCGGGATCAGCCAGCGAGATGTCCTTGAGGGAATGCTGGTCAAAGAGTGGATGCGAGAACCAGAGGTAAAGGCAGCGTGGCCCCCTATTGGTCTGAGGCGTAACCAAGGCGACGGGCAGGGGCTGGACCTTGCGCAGCCATTGCAGCTCACTCGCATTGGTCACCCGTGAGCCGTCCGCGTACCGCACCGCGCCCGGATCGTTGGTCTTCCACTGGTCCTGCCACGCCAGGAAGCGCAGCCGTGGCGGCTCCGCGAGTTGCCCAGGTGTGCGGGGCTTTGGAAGCGCGGCGGAGTTGGTGGACGGCATCCGATGGTTCAGCAGGTCCAGGAGCTGCCGCGCTTCGGCGTCGGTGAAGGCGCCGGCAATGTTGGCGTTGCGGCTGGTGATGGCGGCTTGGACGATCGGCGCGCTGATGACGCGGCCATTCCAGACGACGGCCAGTTGCCGGCCCACGTTCTTGGCGGTGGCCTCGGCGAACTTCCCGCTGGCCTCCAGGGTAAGGACCAAAGCCAGCTCCTTCTGGTCGGCCCCAAGCTGCGTAAAGCCTGCGCTCTCCACATCGTCACCGCACAGCACCACTTCCCGCAGGACAGGCAGTTTCTGCTCCGGGCCGCGGCCCTGCCGGCAGGGGAGCAAGTCCGCCGGCGAGTTGGTGTCGCCCTCGCGGGCCACCCAGCGGAATTGGAAGCCCGCTGCCGGCGAAGGGGTGCGACTCGACGCGGTCTCCGGCAGGCCCAGCATCCGCGCGAGTTCCGCGCCCAGGGCTTCGACCTGGCGTGACGCTGCCCAGGCGCGTGCCGCGTCCTTGGCCTGAATGGCTTCCTTCCATTCGGCGGCTTGCGCGTTAAGCTGCTGCCACACCGGCTCGGCGACAGTGCCCTTGAGCTGCTCCTCGATCTGCACCTTCCACGCGTTATCCGCCTGGTTGAAGGCCGCCTGCTCACTGATGTTCGTCATCGTGTGCACCGATGCATGGGCTCGAGCAAAAGCCCTCCATTCCGCGGCCAACTCCAGCGCTTTGGGTGGGATGGGTTTCAACTCCGCAGACCTCGGTGCGTTTTGCGCCAGCTTATAGCGCAGCTTCACGCCGCGGGGGTTGTCGGTGAACGCGGTGACCTGCAGGATGCCTCGCGCGCCATCCCGAGTCTCGAAGGCGAACGTGATGGGCAGCAAACCGTCCGGCAGCACGTAAAGTGTGGCACCAGTCACTTCCACATGTTCCACTGCGGTTGGAATGTTGAGGGCCGCGTTCAGTTCGGAGGCGCTGGCGTTCTCCCATTGACTCGGCGTCAGGTCGGAGAGCTTCAGCCCGTGCGTGATCAGGGCCCAGCGGCGCCCGACGTAATCATCGTATTCGGCGTAGAGATCACCCTCGCTGGCCACCAGCGCCCGGGGTCGTCCGCCGCCCTCCCTGGGGGTCTCGTCAAGGATGGACGACAGTTGCCCTGTCCGCAGACGAAGAGTCTCGTTATTACCTTTGCCGGCACGGTTATCGGGGTCGGGAAGCACGCGCTCGATCACGGGGCCGAAGGCGGTTGGGGCGCGGATTTGTTCCAGGGGGAGGTGGTTAATCCGGGAGGTGGTACCGGCGCGAGGCGGAGCGGTCTGGTTCGTGATCTCGAACAGCCACACGAAGTAGCGAGGCACATCGTTGTGGCGCAGGAATGGGACCAGGAAGACCAAGGCACCGTTGGTGGGAGCGTTGCCTTCGTAGAGGATGCGGGAATAGACGCCCAGCGGCGGTTGGGCGTGGAGGGCATCCAGCCCATAGGAGACAGAGCACTCCATTCTCGCCTGCAGGATGCCATTCTTACGTCGAGCGCCAAGGAACCCCGTCCCTCCAGAGGAGCCGAAGAAATTGGTGTCCGCAAGTGAGGAGCTCCAACTGTCAGCCACCAGGGGCCAGGAACCAATTGTGCGCCGCTGCTCCTTCAGCAGACCGGGTTTGGCGGCCATGCCGTCCAGGAGCGCGCGGAGCGTGCCCGCACCAATCTCGGCCGCTTGGGATTCAGTCAGTCCCACTTTGACTGTCATCTTGAAGTCCCCAACCTGCCGTTCGCTGACGGGTTGACCGAAGTTGACGAGCGCTTTGGCCGATGGCTGTACACCCGGGCGGCGGGAGCTGGAAGGAATCAAACGGTCCACCAACGCCGCCTCGGCCTCGAATGCCCGGTAATGGAACTCGGCAGTGGCAGAGCTTTCGGGTCGCGTTGCTGCAGGACGCAAGAGGGCAGAGAGCCCGTGACCGGGCGGGTGTTTGCCTCTCTGGCCGGCTGCAAAACGGGCCTCAATTTCGGCTGGTCCAAGGGCGCGATCATAGATGCTGAGCTCGTCCACGACGGCCTTGCTATAGAAGCACCAGCCACTTGCTGTATCCACTTGCGCTCCGATGCGCAGCGGTTCCACAGAGGGGGGCAGACTGAGATGCAGCGGCCCTCCGCGGGCGGTGACTGGTTGCACCACCCCATCCAGGTAGAAGGTGGGGTCTTCATCGCCATTGCGGGCCACGACCGCGATGTGATGCCAGTCCAGATCCGCGATGCTGGTCGAGCGCCGGAAGCCACCGGCAAAGGTAAACGCCAGCCCGCTGTCCCACTGAGGCTGATTGATGGTCACGCCGTAGTTCAGCACGCCTCGGGTGTAGTCGCCGCCCTTGTTGATGATGTAGTCCTCCGCCTCCAAATCCTGCCGCTTTACCCAAAACTCGATGGTCAACGCATTGGTCAGTCGCAGGGTTGGGCTGTCTGGCACCTCGATGAAGCTGTTGGTCCTCCCAGAGAAACTAAAAGCCTGACCGACCTTGCCGGCAACAAATCCAGCGTCTCCATGCAGGACACCGTGGTTCCTGCCCGCTGAGTCTTGGGCATCACCGTCCGCGCGCCACCGACTCACCAAGCCCGGTGTGCTTGTGGCGTGGCGAATAATCCCCAGCGCGTTGGCGAGCAGCATGGCGCCGCCAACAATGGCGACGAGCAGGAGTAGCGCGACCAGGACGCCGATGGCGTAACGGCCCCAATACGACGCTGAGGCGGGTTTCCCGCCGCTCGCGGTCGAACCGTTGGGGAGCCGGCGCGCCGCACGCCACAACCGCCAGCCGCAGACCGGCAGGGACAGTGCGCCCAGCCAGATAAGCGGCACAATGACGGCCTCATCCGGCGCAGGATGCCAGCCGAAGCCCTCGTCAAGCATCGCGAGGATGAAGAACGCTGCGAAAGCGATCAGCGGCAACGCGGTGAGGAACGCAAGGCAGGCACTCACCCTGTACGCAGACCGCAGGGTGTCCACGCTCGCGAAACGCCGTAGCAAAAGGGCCAAGACACCCGTGGCGCAGGCCAGCAGAACGAAGGCCAGTATCAGCCACCGGCCGGGGAGACTACTGCGCAGCAGTTCGCACAGCACGCCAAAGAGAGTGGTTCCCGCATAGGTCAGCGTCGCACAAAACGCGAACCAGGGATTGCGCTGGCCGCTAGATGTTCTCGCAGAACACGCCGCGCCCCCCCCTGCCGATGGTCCTGTTTCACCGCCGCCACCACCCGAATCGGCCTGGGCCAAGCGGGACTGCAGCCAAGCGGGCACGAGGACGGCTACCATCACCACCACGCCGATGAGCAGCATCATGAGGAGATTGGCGCGTTGCATGAAACCCTGCGCCCGGTTGCCGAAGAAGGCTTCCGCCGCGGCATCTCGGCCTAGCGAACTCCACGGATGCACGCCGAAGGCAGCTCCGCCAAACGCGAAATAGCCGACCGCCCCGCCGCCCAGGGCAATGGGAGCCACGGCCAGTCCGCCCAGCGCTGCAATCAGACCGACCGCGAGTCCGCCAGTGGACAGCAAGCCCAAGGCGAGACCTCCAAAGGTAAACACGCCGAGGGTGATTCCGCCGAAGGCGAAGCCGCCCATCGCCACACTGCCGATGGCCAGGACGCCTTTGGCGATGCCGCCGATGGCAATGATGCCCTTGGCGACACGCCGTTTGCCCGTGGCGGGGTCAATCCCGTCGGCCACATGGAGCAAGGGCAGGCCGAAGAGCGTGGCCTTGGAGCGGTAGTCAACACCGCGATACATCCGGGGCAAGGCGGCTGCCGGGGTGCCGGTTGACGGTGTGGAGGCAATGGTCTCGACCTGGGTCTTGAGGATGCTGGCCTGCTGGTAGCGGAGCTCGGGTTTGCGTTCGAGCGCCCGGAGGACAATTTCGTCGAGCCGCGCGTCTATCTGGACGGTGCCGCAGGCGCGAGAGGGCGGGACAATCGGCTGGCCGGGGAGCTCGCCGGTGAGCATCTGGTAGAAGACCACGCCGAGGGCGTAGATGTCCGCCCGGCGATCCACCTCGGATGGGTTCTCGACCTGCTCGGGCGCCATGTATTGGGGCGTGCCCATGATCTTGCCCGCCTCGGTCAGACTGGCAGGGACGGCTGGCCCAGCCGTCCGCTCGTCCTCGCCCGGACGCCCCGGCGGGGTGTCCCTGCCTTCCACAATCTTCGCCAGGCCAAAGTCGGCGACCTTCACCCGCCCACGGCGGTCGAGGAGGACGTTCTCGGGCTTGATGTCGCGGTGGACGATGCCTTGATCGTGGGCGTATTGGAGCGCGTCGCAAATCTGCGGCACGATGGCCAGCGCTTCGCGCGAGGAGATGCGGCCGCCGGCCAGCAGTTGTCGCAGGTTCACGCCGTCCACGAATTCCATGAGGAAGTAGCAGAGGGAAGGTTGAGACTCGACCTGGCCGAACTCGTAGAGCGTGACGATGCCGGGGTGGTTCAAGCGGGCCAGGGCGCGGGCTTCGCGGGCGAAACGTTCGGCGAACGCGGGGTCGCTGCCGATGCCTGGGGGCAGGAGCTTGAGGGCGACAATGCGGTCGAGCTGCTTCTGCCGCGCCTTATACACGGCGCCCATGCCGCCTTTGCCCAGCAGGCTGAGTATCTCAAGCTGGGGAAAGAGGCGGGCCAGTTCCTCCAGGGTGGGAGGCACGAATGGTTTGGCTTCGGGGTGGGTGGCAGTGTCAGCGGCAGCGCCCTCCTTGAGAAGGCAGGCGGGGCAGAGCCCGGCCAACGCACCTGTCGTCAGCGGCACCCCGCACTGGGGGCATCTTGCGGGCGCAGAGCCATTCATCGCGGCTTTATTCATATACCCCACTCAGAAGCAAAACCGAGCAAATGTTACAGCACATCGCCTGAAACCCCGTGTAAACCTGCTCCTAACATGCTGAAGTATAATCACTTCCAACCGAACCGTGTGTCCCTTACTGGGCTCAATGGCGTAGTAGAGGCGGAAAACCACGCTTTTACTCGAAAAATGGTGGTGGAACAGCGGTGAGGTGTCGGCGTGAGATATTCTCTGGGTTGCAAGTGGTGTTTTCATGAAAGTTATTCACAG harbors:
- a CDS encoding sigma factor: MLAAGRRSTPQSDRALEELCRAYWYPLYAYVRRHGHSKEDAEDLTQGFFAAFLKRNYLEDVRSEKGRFRAFLLAALKHYLANEYDRANRQKRGGGQTLLSLDWQDADTRYQIDPPDQLSPDKLYDQAWATTLLGQVITRLRAECAAEGKAAVFEQLKPFLTVGKGDIPYAEAAARAGLNEGAARVAVHRLRKRYRELLREEIAQTLSDPADLEEELRALFRAFGD